The genomic segment TTCAGTCCCACAAGTTGTTTCTGGAGATAATCCCTACTTGGTTCATCTGCCCTGTGCTCTCTTTTTTGATAACCCTATCGGTAGGGAAATTTATTTATGCTCCCTTGAAGCGGAGGAATAGCATTAAAATGAGGAGAATTTCTCAACATCCTCTTATAAGGGTCGTTGTTATATTAGCAGCTTGCTATGTCTCCTTTGCCATTGGTTCCAATAATGTGGCGAATGCTGCTGGTCCTATAGCTTCAATGGTGGCAAACAGGCTTCACATCGGGCTAAACGGGGAGAATTTTTTGCTCATTATGATCCTTGCAACCCTGATCACTGCCCCTTGTTTTGGTATTGGAAGCTCTCTATTCGGAGCTCGGGTATTGGAGACGACGGGGAAAGAAATAGTGAGGTTCGGTCCTTTAGGGGCGACCCTGATCTCGTTTGTTACCGCTACCTTATTGCTACTTTCCTCGGTGACGAGGGGCATCCCTACCTCCTTGGTGCAGATGAATACTGCAGCGATAATTGGCTTAGGTGTTTCTAAAATGGGGTGGAGGGGTGTCTTTAGCCAAGTTTCGGTAAAGAGATTACTTACCATCTGGCTCATTGCCCCAATAATCTCCCTCTTTTTGTCTTTCTCCCTCACCTTAATAGCAGATAAGATGGGCTGGCTATAGAGTGCATTTCCCCTTCGATTAAAAAACTCCCTCCCCAACCTTTAGACTGTTGGGGAGGGAAGGA from the Acidobacteriota bacterium genome contains:
- a CDS encoding anion permease, yielding MFSAMFSILLLPFLVAMFLAINMGGSGTSPAFSAAYGSGIIKRELIPGLFGIFVLFGAIVAGKKVVLTIGKGVLPGEIMSLTLTTIILFSVSFSLLMANLLRVPQSTSQATVFALIGPAIYFKVLQSHKLFLEIIPTWFICPVLSFLITLSVGKFIYAPLKRRNSIKMRRISQHPLIRVVVILAACYVSFAIGSNNVANAAGPIASMVANRLHIGLNGENFLLIMILATLITAPCFGIGSSLFGARVLETTGKEIVRFGPLGATLISFVTATLLLLSSVTRGIPTSLVQMNTAAIIGLGVSKMGWRGVFSQVSVKRLLTIWLIAPIISLFLSFSLTLIADKMGWL